A genomic region of Raphanus sativus cultivar WK10039 chromosome 6, ASM80110v3, whole genome shotgun sequence contains the following coding sequences:
- the LOC108811847 gene encoding protein ROH1, translated as MPATDFQGSFGRSLLTLRRDQVDSSHHHQPSTTMEVELDSFQRQVAEKFIDLNASAGENNLLSLDWISKLLDSFLCCQEEFRAIIFNHRSQISTPPMDRLLSDYFERSIKALDVCNAIRDGIEQIRQWQKLSDIVISALDSSHRPVGEGQLRRAKKALIDLAIGMLDEKDHSSTTNLSHRNRSFGRVKDNHHRSFGHFRSLSWSVSRSWSASKQLQALANNLTNPKPNDVAASNGLAVPVYTMTSVLLFVMWVLVAAIPCQDRGLQVNFFVPRHYQWAVPVMSLHDKIVEESKRRDRKNCCGLLKEIGRIEKSSRVMNELIDSIQFPLSEERESEVKQRVEELVEVHEGLKNGLDPFERKVREVFHRIVRSRTESLDSLC; from the coding sequence ATGCCAGCTACAGACTTTCAAGGATCATTCGGAAGGTCGTTACTAACTTTACGGCGAGACCAAGTCGACTCTAGCCACCACCACCAGCCAAGCACCACCATGGAGGTTGAGCTAGATTCGTTTCAAAGACAAGTCGCCGAGAAGTTCATCGATCTCAACGCCTCCGCCGGAGAAAACAACCTTCTATCTCTCGACTGGATCAGCAAGCTTCTCGATTCCTTTCTATGTTGCCAAGAGGAGTTCCGAGCTATCATCTTCAACCACCGCTCGCAGATCTCAACACCTCCGATGGACCGTCTGCTCTCCGACTACTTCGAACGGAGCATCAAAGCCCTCGACGTCTGCAACGCAATCCGCGACGGTATCGAACAGATCCGTCAGTGGCAGAAACTCTCCGACATCGTTATCTCCGCTTTAGACAGTAGTCACCGTCCCGTCGGAGAAGGTCAGCTCCGGCGAGCGAAGAAGGCTCTGATCGATTTAGCAATCGGGATGCTCGACGAGAAAGATCATTCTTCCACAACGAATCTATCTCACCGTAACCGTTCGTTTGGGAGAGTCAAAGACAATCACCACCGCTCGTTCGGACATTTCAGATCTCTGTCGTGGAGTGTCTCTAGATCCTGGTCGGCTTCTAAACAGTTACAAGCCTTGGCTAACAACTTAACAAATCCTAAACCAAACGACGTCGCTGCGAGTAACGGTTTAGCTGTACCGGTTTACACCATGACTTCGGTTTTGTTGTTTGTGATGTGGGTTTTGGTCGCTGCGATTCCTTGTCAAGACCGTGGATTGCAAGTGAACTTCTTTGTGCCGAGGCATTACCAGTGGGCGGTTCCGGTTATGTCCTTGCACGATAAGATCGTGGAGGAGTCCAAGAGGAGAGATAGGAAGAATTGCTGTGGGTTGCTTAAGGAGATTGGTCGGATTGAGAAGAGTTCGAGGGTGATGAACGAGTTGATCGATTCGATTCAGTTTCCGTTGAGTGAGGAGAGGGAGAGTGAGGTGAAACAGAGAGTGGAGGAGCTTGTGGAGGTTCATGAGGGTTTGAAGAATGGTTTGGATCCTTTTGAGAGGAAAGTAAGAGAAGTTTTCCATCGGATTGTGAGAAGCCGAACTGAGAGTCTTGACTCTCTTTGTTGA
- the LOC108811848 gene encoding 2-hydroxy-palmitic acid dioxygenase MPO1, with amino-acid sequence MGLLDLEKHFAFYGAYHSNPINIIIHIIFVWPIVFTALLLLHSSTPIFHLSQSLTLDGVLRLNVGFILTVVYALFYICLDRKAGFVAALMCFSCWLGSSFLAARLGPSLALKVGIASQLLCWTGQFLGHGLFEKRAPALLDNLLQAFLMAPFFVLLEVLQSVFGYEPYPGFQARVNAKVESDIKEWRAKKQIKKNKLT; translated from the exons ATGGGATTGCTCGATCTGGAGAAGCACTTCGCCTTCTACGGTGCTTACCACAGCAATCCGATCAACATCATAATCCACATCATCTTCGTATGGCCGATCGTCTTCACCGCCTTGCTCCTCCTCCACTCCTCGACCCCAATTTTCCATCTTTCTCAATCGCTGACCCTCGACGGCGTTCTCCGGCTAAACGTCGGGTTTATCCTTACGGTTGTTTATGCTCTCTTCTACATCTGTTTGGATAGGAAAGCTGGGTTTGTAGCGGCTCTCATGTGTTTCTCTTGCTGGCTCGGTTCCAGCTTTCTCGCTGCTCGCTTAGGGCCTTCTCTAGCCCTCAAG GTTGGGATAGCGTCTCAGCTGTTATGTTGGACCGGGCAGTTTCTTGGGCATGGACTCTTCGAG AAACGAGCACCTGCGCTATTAGACAATCTGCTCCAAGCTTTTCTCATGGCTCCTTTCTTTGTGTTGCTCGAg GTTCTTCAGTCGGTTTTCGGGTATGAACCATATCCAGGTTTTCAAGCTCGTGTGAATGCCAAGGTAGAAAGTGACATTAAGGAATGGAGAGCAAAGAAGCAGATTAAAAAGAATAAGCTCACATAA
- the LOC108808429 gene encoding uncharacterized protein LOC108808429: MSQNPEGSTSGDEHDAPGPTPVTAIPIAPAFVDTIMERFARQDAAQKAATEQIAAIAALLAPLAGAPDAATDTIRRQLFASDTAANPTSHGAPPSTLNPDAAPFTPANPDLQMVREVAALKQSLLDINSKIHCVTTSAPQIERVLANTLRTPFSPAITGVRLRHIEKLRLPTYEGLTDPTTHITSFNIAVRRANFSDEERDAGYCQLFVESLKGPALTWFTGLAENSIKDFHDLSSAFLKNYIMFTQEDATVSDLFNLAQGKDQSLRNFMEKFKAIVSKVVLPDSVAVAALKNTLYVHSVFRDDLYRNPTTSLSDAIARSHNFIRMEEDTKALIGKLNASKAATADKTGAKNADSRHEPRQHSSGDRAAQKKNFVYAVDEESSPASTTVVREKGWNVYNRETDGKPPDSSAAVSSRPPGAEKWCDYHNAKSHNTRECKTLFEQFLSSVENGKLEIEPPKPRARGPTSWSKNKDRKTSKSQGKAPQQERRATPEEAAPASPEKGNSSSDEESPRNRRRVETVFTRPAKGTGHHELPRARRRINVVLTQLEPPSDQPEQVSPPDLRAQLSRPSLGDLRNILKRKEKAASDTVGHAPDLREKISSSKTRRLNNPSPTKPRPVDLREKLNSRKPDLRSQLDRPLYSDLRQKLEASRTPNSNQDKDTVINVIMGGSPPCGDSVRSIKDYRRQATSSRKWPTKPENDHQITFSPDDALGIHMPHNDPLLVELGIGDCQVTKILVDTGSSVDLIFRATLDKMGVDTGSMKPSSRSLTGFNGSSEALIGTIRLPVYVCGTTRTVKFSVVDSKAPYNAILGTPWLHSMRAIPSTYHQCVKFPGQDGKIRTLRGDQQAARDLLIATIKLQRQTSHVNTVAHPLQKVFPQQEEVLDIPIDDADPSKVIRIGASLPDDMQQQLAEFLRQNVSTFAWTTSDMKGIDPAITSHELNVDPTFKPIRQKRRKLGPERSKAVNDEVDRLLAADSIMEVKYPDWLANPVVVKKQNGKWRVCVDFTDLNKACPKDSYPLPHIDRLVESTAGNALLTFMDAFSGYNQIMMHPDDREKTAFITDRGTYCYKVMPFGLKNARATYQRLVNRMFADKLGSTMEVYIDDMLVKSLRAEDHLTHLKDCFTTLNEYGMKLNPAKCTFGVMSGEFLGYIVTQRGIEANPKQISAILDLPSPKNSREVQRLTGRIAALNRFISRSTDKCLPFFELLRGNKRFIWDDKCEEAFGQLKQYLTTPPVLSKPEAGDILTLYIAVTPIAVSSVLIREDRGEQKPIFYTSKRMTEAETRYPTLEKMALAVVHSARKLRPYFQSHTVEVLSNQPLRTVMQNANHSWRLTKWAMELSEHDIIYKNRTAAKSQVLADFLIELTPELEQDLAVSSRNWILHVDGSSTNKGSGAGVQLQSPTGELIRQSFSFGFPASNNEAEYESLLAGLRLAKAVRAKRLSAYCDSQLVASQYNGEYDAHNARMDAYLKLVQDLTKDFEFFELTKVPRGENVCADALAALGSKLHDQIKRTIPIHRIENPSITAQGASTSSVSAVAVAAEMDIDSSSDETPDWRTDLINYLAHGTLPDDKWLARRLKARSAHYVVIDGELHRWNANKVLLKCISGDETRLVMAENHEGAAGNHSGGRALALKVRSQGFYWPTLNTDCESYAKRCDKCQRHAPTIHCPTEQLRTLTAPYPFMRWAMDIIGPMPNSRGKRFVLVLTDCFTKWIEAEAFANITDKEVQKFVWRNIICRHGLPYEIVTDNGSQFISHQFRDFRDKWRIRLNTATPRYPQSNGQAESSNRTIIDELDGVLWSHRTTPRSATKCTPFSMAYGVEAMAPAEVNVTSLRRSRMPQRVELNQSMLLDALDAIEEHRDQALLRIQNYQHQIETYYNKKVKSRPLEQGDLVLRKVFENTKEWKAGKLGTNWEGPYRITQVIKPGVYRLETSTGEAVPRAWNSMHLKRYSV, from the coding sequence ATGAGTCAGAACCCCGAAGGTTCCACTTCCGGCGACGAACACGACGCGCCGGGTCCAACCCCAGTCACGGCTATCCCGATAGCCCCCGCCTTTGTTGATACCATCATGGAGCGCTTTGCCCGACAAGACGCCGCCCAAAAAGCAGCTACCGAGCAAATCGCCGCAATCGCAGCACTACTCGCTCCTCTCGCCGGCGCTCCAGACGCAGCCACCGACACCATCCGCAGGCAACTGTTCGCGAGTGACACTGCTGCTAACCCGACGAGTCACGGCGCTCCTCCCAGTACTCTCAACCCAGACGCCGCGCCCTTCACCCCTGCGAACCCAGATCTACAGATGGTTCGCGAAGTAGCAGCACTCAAACAGTCGCTCCTAGACATCAACTCCAAGATACACTGCGTCACCACCTCCGCGCCGCAGATAGAACGTGTTCTGGCGAACACCCTCCGAACACCATTCTCCCCCGCGATAACCGGCGTCAGACTACGACACATCGAGAAGCTCCGACTACCGACGTACGAAGGTCTCACCGACCCGACGACTCACATCACGTCTTTCAACATCGCAGTACGCCGTGCAAATTTCTCCGACGAAGAACGAGACGCCGGCTACTGTCAACTTTTTGTTGAAAGCTTGAAAGGACCGGCCCTTACTTGGTTCACGGGCCTCGCTGAGAACTCTATTAAAGACTTCCACGACCTGTCGTCCGCCTTCCTGAAGAACTACATCATGTTCACTCAAGAAGACGCAACGGTGTCTGATCTTTTCAACCTTGCCCAAGGAAAGGACCAAAGCCTGCGCAACTTTATGGAGAAGTTCAAAGCCATAGTCTCAAAGGTCGTCTTACCCGACAGCGTCGCGGTCGCCGCGCTTAAAAACACGTTGTACGTCCACTCGGTTTTCCGTGATGACCTCTACAGGAACCCCACGACGTCTCTTTCTGATGCCATCGCGCGTTCCCATAACTTCATACGCATGGAAGAGGATACAAAGGCCCTGATAGGCAAGCTAAACGCGTCTAAAGCTGCAACAGCCGACAAAACCGGCGCGAAGAACGCGGATAGTCGACACGAGCCACGACAACACTCGTCAGGCGACCGAGCAGCCCAAAAGAAGAATTTCGTGTACGCTGTTGATGAAGAGAGCTCCCCGGCGTCGACGACTGTTGTGCGCGAGAAAGGATGGAACGTTTACAACCGCGAAACCGACGGAAAACCGCCGGATTCCTCCGCAGCAGTGAGTTCTCGGCCCCCGGGAGCCGAGAAATGGTGCGATTACCACAACGCTAAGTCGCATAACACCAGGGAATGTAAGACGCTCTTCGAGCAATTTCTCTCCTCTGTCGAGAACGGAAAACTCGAAATCGAGCCTCCGAAACCTAGGGCCCGAGGACCCACGAGCTGGAGTAAGAACAAAGACAGGAAAACCAGCAAGTCGCAAGGCAAAGCCCCTCAGCAAGAGAGACGAGCAACGCCCGAAGAAGCAGCTCCAGCATCCCCGGAAAAAGGTAACTCGTCTAGCGACGAGGAATCGCCGAGAAACCGGCGACGCGTCGAGACTGTCTTCACAAGGCCCGCCAAGGGCACTGGCCATCATGAACTTCCGAGAGCGAGAAGACGCATCAACGTCGTCCTGACGCAATTGGAACCTCCAAGCGACCAACCTGAACAAGTTTCTCCTCCAGACCTGCGCGCTCAGCTGAGCCGCCCATCACTTGGCGACCTACGGAACATCCTCAAGCGAAAGGAGAAAGCAGCATCAGACACGGTCGGTCACGCTCCTGATCTCCGCGAGAAGATCAGCTCCTCCAAGACTCGCCGATTGAACAACCCGAGTCCCACGAAGCCTCGCCCTGTAGACCTGCGAGAAAAGCTCAATTCTAGGAAACCAGATTTGCGAAGTCAGCTCGATCGTCCTCTTTACTCCGACCTTCGACAAAAGCTTGAAGCCTCTAGAACTCCGAACTCCAACCAAGACAAAGACACCGTCATCAACGTCATCATGGGTGGATCCCCGCCCTGCGGTGACTCCGTCAGGTCCATCAAAGACTACCGTCGTCAAGCAACATCCTCGCGTAAATGGCCGACAAAACCCGAGAACGATCATCAAATCACCTTCTCGCCCGACGACGCCCTCGGCATCCACATGCCGCATAACGACCCCCTTCTCGTCGAACTCGGAATCGGTGATTGCCAAGTCACCAAAATTCTCGTCGATACCGGCAGCTCTGTCGATTTGATCTTCCGAGCCACACTCGACAAGATGGGCGTCGACACGGGAAGTATGAAACCATCGTCCCGCTCCCTCACAGGTTTCAACGGCTCATCCGAAGCCTTGATCGGCACCATTCGCCTTCCAGTGTACGTATGTGGCACGACACGGACTGTTAAGTTCTCGGTCGTCGATTCTAAAGCCCCTTACAACGCGATCCTAGGCACCCCTTGGCTGCATTCGATGCGAGCAATCCCATCAACTTACCACCAATGCGTGAAGTTTCCGGGACAAGACGGAAAGATCCGAACACTACGAGGCGATCAGCAAGCTGCCAGAGATCTATTAATCGCGACCATAAAGTTACAACGACAGACGTCACATGTCAACACCGTCGCACACCCTCTGCAGAAAGTGTTTCCCCAGCAAGAAGAGGTGCTTGACATACCGATCGATGATGCCGATCCTAGCAAGGTGATCCGCATCGGAGCATCCCTACCGGACGATATGCAGCAGCAACTCGCCGAGTTTCTCCGTCAGAACGTCTCTACCTTCGCCTGGACTACATCCGACATGAAAGGGATCGACCCAGCGATCACCTCGCATGAGCTCAACGTCGATCCCACCTTCAAGCCTATCCGCCAGAAGCGCAGAAAGCTAGGACCAGAACGATCAAAGGCAGTCAACGACGAGGTGGACCGCCTACTCGCCGCTGACTCTATCATGGAAGTCAAATACCCTGACTGGCTCGCTAACCCTGTCGTCGTCAAAAAGCAGAACGGGAAGTGGCGAGTCTGCGTCGATTTCACGGATCTGAACAAAGCTTGCCCAAAGGACAGTTACCCTCTCCCGCACATTGACCGTTTAGTCGAGTCAACCGCTGGAAACGCCCTATTGACGTTCATGGACGCATTCTCTGGATACAACCAGATAATGATGCACCCAGACGACCGCGAGAAGACGGCGTTCATAACAGATAGAGGAACCTACTGCTACAAGGTAATGCCCTTCGGCCTTAAAAACGCGAGAGCCACCTACCAACGCCTTGTCAACCGCATGTTCGCCGACAAACTGGGCTCCACTATGGAAGTCTAcatcgacgacatgctagtcaagTCGCTCCGAGCCGAGGATCATCTCACGCACCTCAAAGACTGCTTCACAACGCTCAACGAATACGGTATGAAACTGAACCCGGCTAAATGCACGTTCGGCGTTATGTCCGGCGAGTTTCTCGGATACATCGTCACCCAGAGAGGAATTGAGGCTAATCCTAAACAGATATCGGCGATCCTCGATCTCCCAAGCCCCAAGAACAGCCGAGAAGTGCAACGTCTCACCGGCCGCATAGCAGCGCTCAACAGGTTCATCTCGCGATCTACCGACAAGTGCCTTCCTTTCTTCGAACTGTTGCGGGGAAACAAACGATTCATTTGGGACGACAAGTGTGAAGAAGCCTTTGGCCAACTGAAGCAATATCTGACTACCCCTCCTGTCCTCTCGAAACCAGAAGCGGGTGACATTCTCACCCTCTATATTGCCGTCACGCCTATCGCCGTCAGCAGCGTCCTCATACGCGAAGATCGGGGGGAGCAGAAACCAATCTTCTACACGAGCAAGCGCATGACCGAAGCCGAAACCCGCTATCCCACTCTCGAGAAAATGGCGCTTGCGGTGGTACATTCAGCGAGAAAACTCCGCCCGTATTTTCAGTCTCACACGGTTGAAGTTCTCTCCAATCAACCCCTCCGAACAGTCATGCAGAACGCCAACCACTCTTGGCGACTAACAAAGTGGGCAATGGAGCTCAGCGAGCACGATATCATATACAAGAACCGGACAGCAGCCAAGTCCCAGGTCCTCGCTGACTTCCTGATCGAACTCACACCCGAACTCGAGCAGGATCTTGCCGTGTCGTCTCGCAATTGGATCCTGCATGTCGACGGCTCCTCGACCAATAAAGGGTCTGGCGCCGGCGTTCAGCTCCAATCCCCAACCGGCGAACTGATAAGACAGTCTTTTAGCTTCGGCTTTCCCGCTTCCAACAACGAGGCTGAGTACGAGTCCCTACTTGCAGGATTACGCCTCGCCAAAGCCGTCAGAGCCAAACGCCTCAGTGCCTACTGCGACTCTCAGCTCGTCGCCAGTCAGTACAACGGCGAGTACGATGCTCATAATGCAAGAATGGACGCCTACCTCAAGCTTGTTCAGGACCTCACGAAAGACTTCGAATTTTTCGAACTCACCAAAGTCCCCAGAGGAGAGAACGTCTGCGCTGATGCTCTGGCAGCCCTTGGGAGCAAGCTACACGATCAGATCAAGCGGACAATTCCCATTCATCGGATCGAAAACCCCAGCATCACGGCACAAGGCGCGAGTACCTCCTCTGTCTCTGCAGTAGCTGTTGCGGCCGAAATGGACATCGATTCCTCATCAGACGAAACCCCCGACTGGCGTACCGATCTGATCAACTATTTAGCACACGGCACCCTTCCAGATGATAAGTGGCTAGCGCGAAGACTGAAGGCACGCAGTGCGCATTACGTCGTCATCGACGGCGAACTACACCGTTGGAACGCCAACAAGGTCCTCCTGAAATGCATATCAGGCGATGAAACGCGACTAGTCATGGCCGAAAATCACGAAGGCGCGGCGGGTAATCACTCTGGAGGACGAGCCCTAGCACTAAAAGTCCGAAGTCAAGGCTTCTACTGGCCTACTCTAAACACAGACTGCGAATCCTACGCCAAACgctgtgataaatgccaaagacACGCACCCACGATCCACTGCCCCACCGAGCAATTGCGCACTCTTACGGCACCATATCCGTTTATGCGTTGGGCAATGGACATCATCGGACCCATGCCGAATTCACGAGGAAAGCGTTTCGTCCTTGTCCTGACTGATTGCTTCACCAAATGGATCGAAGCGGAAGCCTTCGCTAACATCACCGACAAGGAAGTTCAGAAGTTCGTCTGGCGCAATATCATTTGTCGTCACGGTCTTCCTTACGAGATTGTGACAGACAACGGGTCACAGTTCATCTCGCATCAGTTTCGTGATTTCCGCGACAAATGGAGAATCCGTTTGAACACCGCAACGCCGCGATACCCGCAGAGTAACGGCCAGGCAGAGTCGTCCAACCGTACGATCATCGACGAGCTAGACGGTGTCCTTTGGTCTCACCGCACCACACCTCGTTCCGCGACTAAGTGCACCCCATTCTCCATGGCCTACGGCGTTGAAGCGATGGCTCCCGCCGAAGTTAATGTAACCAGCCTCCGAAGATCACGAATGCCTCAGCGCGTTGAGCTCAATCAAAGTATGCTCCTCGACGCACTCGACGCAATCGAAGAACACCGCGATCAAGCCCTACTCCGAATCCAGAATTACCAACATCAAATTGAGACCTACTATAATAAGAAGGTCAAGTCGCGCCCTCTTGAACAAGGTGATCTCGTTCTTCGTAAAGTCTTTGAGAACACTAAAGAGTGGAAGGctggcaagcttggaactaatTGGGAAGGGCCATACAGAATCACACAAGTAATCAAACCTGGGGTTTACCGTCTCGAGACATCAACCGGTGAAGCTGTCCCTCGAGCATGGAATTCCATGCATCTTAAGCGTTATTCCGTCTAG